From Fusarium oxysporum f. sp. lycopersici 4287 chromosome 10, whole genome shotgun sequence, the proteins below share one genomic window:
- a CDS encoding threonine aldolase → MPSQIPTSIPRYSFMDDYSEGAHPALLKALITSNTTQETGYGGDTYCDLARQRIRRHLGRNDVGIFFVPSGTSANAISIAACLRPHEAVIAASSGHIVTRETGAVEASGHKIINVTPQNGKLTPATIERALDDNWHFPHMAKPRLVYISNATEIGTIYSRAELAAIKQVCEKKGLTLFLDGARIGTALASKANDMTLSDILELTDIFWIGGTKNGALLGEAVVVKDARLSSEFEFYVKQHGSLLAKGRVIGAQFAELFEGDLYFELARKANLAAESLSSGIAQGGFSVYAATETNQVFAVLPLGLIKVLKESFSFYVWEKCGDDEAVIRLLTTWATEGAQVERFVEMVHSWTG, encoded by the coding sequence ATGCCGTCTCAAATACCAACTTCAATTCCTCGCTATAGTTTCATGGACGATTATAGCGAGGGTGCACATCCTGCTCTTCTCAAAGCGTTAATCACCAGCAATACAACCCAAGAAACCGGCTACGGAGGCGATACGTACTGCGATCTTGCACGGCAACGAATTCGTCGACATCTCGGCCGTAATGACGTTGGCATATTCTTCGTGCCGAGTGGGACATCAGCCAATGCCATCTCTATCGCTGCATGTCTTCGACCCCATGAAGCTGTTATCGCTGCTAGCTCCGGGCATATCGTTACAAGAGAAACAGGCGCGGTAGAAGCAAGCGGCCACAAAATCATCAACGTCACACCTCAGAATGGAAAACTTACGCCTGCGACGATCGAGCGAGCATTAGATGATAATTGGCATTTTCCTCACATGGCGAAACCTCGACTGGTGTATATATCCAACGCAACTGAGATCGGAACCATATACTCGAGAGCCGAACTCGCAGCTATAAAACAAGTCTGCGAAAAGAAAGGCCTGACTCTCTTCCTCGACGGCGCTCGAATAGGCACAGCCCTCGCCTCAAAGGCAAACGACATGACCCTCTCCGACATCCTCGAACTCACAGACATATTCTGGATTGGCGGCACAAAAAACGGCGCCCTTCTCGGCGAAGCCGTAGTCGTAAAAGACGCCCGCCTCTCCTCCGAATTCGAATTCTACGTCAAACAGCACGGTTCACTCCTCGCAAAAGGCCGTGTCATCGGCGCACAATTCGCAGAGCTCTTCGAGGGAGATCTCTATTTTGAACTAGCGCGCAAGGCGAATTTGGCAGCTGAGTCGTTATCGAGCGGTATTGCGCAGGGAGGATTTTCAGTGTATGCTGCGACGGAGACGAATCAGGTTTTTGCGGTGTTGCCGTTGGGACTGATCAAGGTACTGAAGGAGAGTTTTAGTTTTTATGTTTGGGAGAAGtgtggtgatgatgaggctGTTATTAGATTGTTGACGACGTGGGCGACCGAAGGGGCGCAGGTTGAGAGGTTTGTGGAGATGGTGCATTCTTGGACGGGGTAG
- a CDS encoding arylsulfatase A, with amino-acid sequence MSKDPSKPNIVLILADNLGWGELGCYGGGILRGAATPRIDKLATEGLLLHNFNVESDCVPTRSALMTGRHPIRTGCRQSVPAGFPQGLTNWERTLPECLKPKGYATAHHGKWHLGDIPGRYPSDRGFDEWFGIPRTTDESQFTSALGYTPEVAELPYIMKGVAGQDSENVCVYDLEKRRLIDEMLVDQSKDWLSRQVKAEKPFFLYHPLVHLHFPTLPHRDFEGKTGQGEFADSMAEMDYRVGQLIDHLDELGVRENTVLIFASDNGPEFRPPYRGTAGPWSGTYHTAMEGSLRVPFIIRWPGKVPVGVTSNETVHVTDIFTTILQVAGAEVPNDRPIDGISQVAFFKDPTAVKSQREGFLFYIKDELRAVKWKDWKLHLVWEPKVNQSSGKLESPYLFNVVRDPKEETDILAYNTWVLQPVMKLRAAFEKSLRSDPAPPDPLKGL; translated from the coding sequence ATGTCCAAAGATCCATCAAAACCAAACATCGTGCTCATCCTAGCTGACAACCTCGGTTGGGGTGAGCTCGGCTGCTATGGCGGAGGCATTCTTCGCGGCGCTGCGACACCGCGCATCGACAAACTCGCCACagaaggtcttcttcttcataaCTTCAACGTGGAGAGTGATTGCGTTCCCACGCGCTCGGCCTTGATGACAGGTCGTCATCCCATCCGAACTGGCTGCCGACAATCTGTGCCAGCTGGATTTCCTCAAGGTCTTACAAATTGGGAGCGTACACTGCCGGAATGTCTCAAGCCAAAGGGTTATGCGACGGCTCATCATGGAAAGTGGCATCTTGGTGATATTCCTGGTCGGTATCCTTCTGATAGGGGTTTTGACGAGTGGTTTGGAATTCCGAGAACGACTGATGAGAGTCAGTTTACGTCTGCTTTGGGATATACACCTGAAGTTGCGGAATTGCCATACATCATGAAAGGTGTTGCGGGACAAGATTCTGAGAATGTTTGCGTGTATGACCTCGAAAAGCGAAGGCTGATCGATGAGATGCTAGTTGACCAGTCAAAAGACTGGCTGTCGCGTCAAgtcaaggcagagaagcccttcttcttgtacCATCCCCTTGTCCATCTGCATTTCCCGACTCTGCCGCATCGCGACTTCGAAGGGAAGACAGGGCAGGGAGAGTTTGCTGACTCTATGGCTGAAATGGACTATCGAGTTGGTCAACTGATCGATCACctggatgagcttggagTTCGTGAGAACACAGTCTTGATATTTGCCTCTGACAACGGACCTGAGTTTAGACCTCCATACAGAGGTACTGCTGGGCCGTGGTCTGGGACGTACCATACTGCCATGGAGGGGAGCTTGAGAGTCCCTTTCATCATACGATGGCCGGGAAAAGTCCCTGTTGGGGTAACATCCAACGAAACCGTCCACGTAACCGATATTTTCACAACCATCCTTCAAGTTGCGGGTGCAGAGGTCCCAAACGATAGACCCATCGATGGCATCAGCCAGGTAGCGTTCTTCAAGGACCCGACTGCTGTCAAATCTCAGCGCGAAGGCTTCCTCTTCTATATCAAGGATGAGCTACGAGCTGTGAAGTGGAAAGACTGGAAGCTTCATTTGGTCTGGGAACCAAAGGTCAACCAATCTTCTGGAAAGCTGGAATCTCCATATTTGTTCAATGTGGTGAGAGATCCAAAGGAGGAAACAGATATTTTGGCGTATAATACCTGGGTCTTGCAGCCGGTTATGAAGCTGAGAGCGGCATTTGAGAAGAGTTTGAGGAGTGATCCAGCACCGCCTGACCCACTCAAAGGTCTCTAA
- a CDS encoding cyclopropane-fatty-acyl-phospholipid synthase — protein MALKQNGGAHLSSDIDFIPTPKAPADVLSTGKNPGVPLTNSPAIKNAPLPADGPGYEQWSNIFLGVALYGVPQWLSWKLGGGFKLALFLAIFTTVPVLVVIWTFMSKLSPRINDKVHLPGRPIEFYLTFKTDQLRARYTGRHKVPMSKFFELYFTGQVDLNADALEVFEYRHDWATFNFTSETFNYILFTFFPDVILHLRSQDEEQVRTNYDSGNDHYAWFLGPRMIYTSGIISDPDREETLEEMQDNKLAIVCEKINIKPGDRVLDIGCGWGTLAKFASLNYGANVTGVTLARNQVQWGNDGLRKAGVSEEQSRLLCCDYRDIPEQKFDKITQLEMAEHVGVRRLTGFFRQCYEMLEDDGAMYVQLSGLRKAWQYEDFIWGLFLNKYIFPGADASTPLSFYVGCLESAGFEVKSVDTVGVHYSGTLWRWYRNWLGNAEKVKAKYGVRWFRVRIPGYSIGDEIANSSRSGRFSWLIPPSHPVKVRLRASRLWLSKTSIRHSASTVFTLSMVCKELLRRLELLERLFCLSDGPWLEGREPQWYENACGLIFCW, from the exons ATGGCCCTGAAGCAGAATGGAGGCGCTCATTTGAGTAGCGATATTGACTTTATCCCAACACCCAAAGCGCCCGCTGACGTACTCTCTACTGGCAAGAATCCGGGCGTTCCTTTGACCAAT TCTCCCGCTATTAAAAACGCTCCCCTCCCAGCCGACGGCCCCGGATACGAACAATGGTCCAACATCTTCCTCGGTGTCGCTCTCTACGGCGTTCCCCAATGGCTCTCATGGAAACTCGGAGGCGGGTTTAAGCTTGCACTtttcctcgccatcttcaccaCTGTCCCTGTGCTAGTCGTCATTTGGACTTTCATGTCCAAATTGAGCCCGCGAATCAACGATAAAGTCCATTTACCTGGCCGACCGATCGAGTTTTATCTCACTTTCAAAACCGACCAGCTTCGCGCGCGATATACAGGCCGGCATAAAGTCCCCATGAGTAAATTTTTTGAGCTTTACTTCACAGGCCAAGTCGATCTTAACGCCGACGCCCTCGAAGTATTTGAATATCGACATGATTGGGCGACGTTTAATTTCACCAGCGAGACGTTTAACTACATTTTATTCACTTTCTTCCCCGATGTCATTCTTCATCTGCGCTCGCAGGATGAAGAGCAAGTTCGCACGAATTATGACAGCGGAAACGACCATTACGCTTGGTTTCTGGGCCCACGAATGATATACACCTCCGGCATAATCTCAGACCCCGACCGCGAAGAAACACTTGAAGAAATGCAAGACAACAAACTCGCTATCGTCTGCGAAAAAATTAACATCAAACCCGGCGATCGAGTCCTCGACATTGGCTGCGGATGGGGTACCTTGGCCAAATTCGCGAGCTTGAACTACGGCGCCAACGTCACAGGTGTTACTCTCGCGAGGAATCAAGTCCAATGGGGAAACGATGGGTTGAGAAAAGCGGGTGTGAGCGAGGAGCAGAGTAGACTTTTATGCTGTGATTATCGTGATATTCCGGAGCAAAAGTTTGATAAGATCACGCAGCTTGAGATGGCGGAGCATGTTGGCGTGAGGCGGTTGACGGGGTTCTTTCGTCAGTGTTATGAGATGCTGGAGGATGATGGGGCGATGTATGTGCAGTTGTCGGGGCTGAGAAAGGCGTGGCAGTATGAGGATTTCATTTGGGGCTTGTTCCTGAATAAGTATATCTTCCCTGGGGCTGATGCATCGACGCCGTTGTCCTTTTACGTTGGATGTCTTGAAAGCGCTGGATTCGAGGTCAAGAG TGTTGACACTGTTGGCGTTCATTACTCCGGAACACTCTGGCGATGGTACAGAAACTGGCTTGGAAATGCTGAAAAGGTCAAAGCCAAATATGGCGTACGGTGGTTCCGCGTACGTATCCCCGGTTACTCAATCGGTGACGAAATAGCTAACTCGAGCAGATCTGGGAGATTTTCCTGGCTTATTCCACCATCGCATCCCGTCAAGGTTCGGCTACGTGCTTCCAGATTGTGGTTGTCAAAAACCTCAATTCGACACAGCGCATCAACGGTGTTTACTCTCAGTATGGTTTGCAAGGAGCTCTTGAGGCGGCTCGAGCTGCTGGAAAGGCTGTTCTGCCTAAGTGATGGGCCTTGGTTGGAGGGGCGTGAACCTCAGTGGTATGAAAACGCTTGCGGGTTGATTTTTTGTTGGTAG
- a CDS encoding cyclopropane-fatty-acyl-phospholipid synthase, producing MALKQNGGAHLSSDIDFIPTPKAPADVLSTGKNPGVPLTNSPAIKNAPLPADGPGYEQWSNIFLGVALYGVPQWLSWKLGGGFKLALFLAIFTTVPVLVVIWTFMSKLSPRINDKVHLPGRPIEFYLTFKTDQLRARYTGRHKVPMSKFFELYFTGQVDLNADALEVFEYRHDWATFNFTSETFNYILFTFFPDVILHLRSQDEEQVRTNYDSGNDHYAWFLGPRMIYTSGIISDPDREETLEEMQDNKLAIVCEKINIKPGDRVLDIGCGWGTLAKFASLNYGANVTGVTLARNQVQWGNDGLRKAGVSEEQSRLLCCDYRDIPEQKFDKITQLEMAEHVGVRRLTGFFRQCYEMLEDDGAMYVQLSGLRKAWQYEDFIWGLFLNKYIFPGADASTPLSFYVGCLESAGFEVKSVDTVGVHYSGTLWRWYRNWLGNAEKVKAKYGVRWFRIWEIFLAYSTIASRQGSATCFQIVVVKNLNSTQRINGVYSQYGLQGALEAARAAGKAVLPK from the exons ATGGCCCTGAAGCAGAATGGAGGCGCTCATTTGAGTAGCGATATTGACTTTATCCCAACACCCAAAGCGCCCGCTGACGTACTCTCTACTGGCAAGAATCCGGGCGTTCCTTTGACCAAT TCTCCCGCTATTAAAAACGCTCCCCTCCCAGCCGACGGCCCCGGATACGAACAATGGTCCAACATCTTCCTCGGTGTCGCTCTCTACGGCGTTCCCCAATGGCTCTCATGGAAACTCGGAGGCGGGTTTAAGCTTGCACTtttcctcgccatcttcaccaCTGTCCCTGTGCTAGTCGTCATTTGGACTTTCATGTCCAAATTGAGCCCGCGAATCAACGATAAAGTCCATTTACCTGGCCGACCGATCGAGTTTTATCTCACTTTCAAAACCGACCAGCTTCGCGCGCGATATACAGGCCGGCATAAAGTCCCCATGAGTAAATTTTTTGAGCTTTACTTCACAGGCCAAGTCGATCTTAACGCCGACGCCCTCGAAGTATTTGAATATCGACATGATTGGGCGACGTTTAATTTCACCAGCGAGACGTTTAACTACATTTTATTCACTTTCTTCCCCGATGTCATTCTTCATCTGCGCTCGCAGGATGAAGAGCAAGTTCGCACGAATTATGACAGCGGAAACGACCATTACGCTTGGTTTCTGGGCCCACGAATGATATACACCTCCGGCATAATCTCAGACCCCGACCGCGAAGAAACACTTGAAGAAATGCAAGACAACAAACTCGCTATCGTCTGCGAAAAAATTAACATCAAACCCGGCGATCGAGTCCTCGACATTGGCTGCGGATGGGGTACCTTGGCCAAATTCGCGAGCTTGAACTACGGCGCCAACGTCACAGGTGTTACTCTCGCGAGGAATCAAGTCCAATGGGGAAACGATGGGTTGAGAAAAGCGGGTGTGAGCGAGGAGCAGAGTAGACTTTTATGCTGTGATTATCGTGATATTCCGGAGCAAAAGTTTGATAAGATCACGCAGCTTGAGATGGCGGAGCATGTTGGCGTGAGGCGGTTGACGGGGTTCTTTCGTCAGTGTTATGAGATGCTGGAGGATGATGGGGCGATGTATGTGCAGTTGTCGGGGCTGAGAAAGGCGTGGCAGTATGAGGATTTCATTTGGGGCTTGTTCCTGAATAAGTATATCTTCCCTGGGGCTGATGCATCGACGCCGTTGTCCTTTTACGTTGGATGTCTTGAAAGCGCTGGATTCGAGGTCAAGAG TGTTGACACTGTTGGCGTTCATTACTCCGGAACACTCTGGCGATGGTACAGAAACTGGCTTGGAAATGCTGAAAAGGTCAAAGCCAAATATGGCGTACGGTGGTTCCGC ATCTGGGAGATTTTCCTGGCTTATTCCACCATCGCATCCCGTCAAGGTTCGGCTACGTGCTTCCAGATTGTGGTTGTCAAAAACCTCAATTCGACACAGCGCATCAACGGTGTTTACTCTCAGTATGGTTTGCAAGGAGCTCTTGAGGCGGCTCGAGCTGCTGGAAAGGCTGTTCTGCCTAAGTGA
- a CDS encoding cyclopropane-fatty-acyl-phospholipid synthase, protein MALKQNGGAHLSSDIDFIPTPKAPADVLSTGKNPGVPLTNSPAIKNAPLPADGPGYEQWSNIFLGVALYGVPQWLSWKLGGGFKLALFLAIFTTVPVLVVIWTFMSKLSPRINDKVHLPGRPIEFYLTFKTDQLRARYTGRHKVPMSKFFELYFTGQVDLNADALEVFEYRHDWATFNFTSETFNYILFTFFPDVILHLRSQDEEQVRTNYDSGNDHYAWFLGPRMIYTSGIISDPDREETLEEMQDNKLAIVCEKINIKPGDRVLDIGCGWGTLAKFASLNYGANVTGVTLARNQVQWGNDGLRKAGVSEEQSRLLCCDYRDIPEQKFDKITQLEMAEHVGVRRLTGFFRQCYEMLEDDGAMYVQLSGLRKAWQYEDFIWGLFLNKYIFPGADASTPLSFYVGCLESAGFEVKR, encoded by the exons ATGGCCCTGAAGCAGAATGGAGGCGCTCATTTGAGTAGCGATATTGACTTTATCCCAACACCCAAAGCGCCCGCTGACGTACTCTCTACTGGCAAGAATCCGGGCGTTCCTTTGACCAAT TCTCCCGCTATTAAAAACGCTCCCCTCCCAGCCGACGGCCCCGGATACGAACAATGGTCCAACATCTTCCTCGGTGTCGCTCTCTACGGCGTTCCCCAATGGCTCTCATGGAAACTCGGAGGCGGGTTTAAGCTTGCACTtttcctcgccatcttcaccaCTGTCCCTGTGCTAGTCGTCATTTGGACTTTCATGTCCAAATTGAGCCCGCGAATCAACGATAAAGTCCATTTACCTGGCCGACCGATCGAGTTTTATCTCACTTTCAAAACCGACCAGCTTCGCGCGCGATATACAGGCCGGCATAAAGTCCCCATGAGTAAATTTTTTGAGCTTTACTTCACAGGCCAAGTCGATCTTAACGCCGACGCCCTCGAAGTATTTGAATATCGACATGATTGGGCGACGTTTAATTTCACCAGCGAGACGTTTAACTACATTTTATTCACTTTCTTCCCCGATGTCATTCTTCATCTGCGCTCGCAGGATGAAGAGCAAGTTCGCACGAATTATGACAGCGGAAACGACCATTACGCTTGGTTTCTGGGCCCACGAATGATATACACCTCCGGCATAATCTCAGACCCCGACCGCGAAGAAACACTTGAAGAAATGCAAGACAACAAACTCGCTATCGTCTGCGAAAAAATTAACATCAAACCCGGCGATCGAGTCCTCGACATTGGCTGCGGATGGGGTACCTTGGCCAAATTCGCGAGCTTGAACTACGGCGCCAACGTCACAGGTGTTACTCTCGCGAGGAATCAAGTCCAATGGGGAAACGATGGGTTGAGAAAAGCGGGTGTGAGCGAGGAGCAGAGTAGACTTTTATGCTGTGATTATCGTGATATTCCGGAGCAAAAGTTTGATAAGATCACGCAGCTTGAGATGGCGGAGCATGTTGGCGTGAGGCGGTTGACGGGGTTCTTTCGTCAGTGTTATGAGATGCTGGAGGATGATGGGGCGATGTATGTGCAGTTGTCGGGGCTGAGAAAGGCGTGGCAGTATGAGGATTTCATTTGGGGCTTGTTCCTGAATAAGTATATCTTCCCTGGGGCTGATGCATCGACGCCGTTGTCCTTTTACGTTGGATGTCTTGAAAGCGCTGGATTCGAGGTCAAGAGGTAA